In Prevotella nigrescens, one genomic interval encodes:
- a CDS encoding ATP-binding protein encodes MNIERPIYLQRLIDRRHNGMIKIITGLRRSGKSYLLFTLFCQYLKEQGIDDTQIIKLDLENIYNERYRKPLPLLDYISQRVTDTREYFILIDEIQLLDRFEEALNTLLKNPQLDVYVTGSNARFLSKDVVTTFRGRGDELRIHPLSFSEYMSVKPDAPFLETHLNEYMLLGGLPQTVTMATEQQKKGYLQQLFSNTYLIDIKERYGIRNDDDLEELIDVMASSIGSLTNPQKIANTFRSEKRSTITRDTVKTYLDYMQDAFLMERAVRYDIKGRKYIDTPAKYYFEDLGLRNVRLNFRQTEHTHLIENLIYNELRMRGYSVDVGQVTQNTKNENGISERKQLEVDFVCNRGQDRIYIQSAYALPSEEKTEQELRSLKQIKDSFQKVVIVGGMQPTFRNDDGILILNIFDFLLNRSGQNL; translated from the coding sequence ATGAATATAGAACGACCCATATATCTGCAAAGGTTAATTGACCGACGCCACAATGGAATGATAAAAATCATTACTGGATTGCGTCGGAGTGGCAAATCGTATCTGCTCTTTACACTTTTCTGCCAGTATCTTAAAGAACAAGGGATAGATGATACCCAAATCATTAAGTTGGATTTGGAGAACATTTATAATGAACGTTATCGAAAGCCTTTACCCTTGTTAGATTACATTAGCCAAAGGGTAACAGATACGAGGGAATACTTTATACTCATAGACGAGATACAATTGCTTGACCGTTTTGAGGAGGCGCTGAACACGCTGCTGAAGAATCCACAATTAGATGTGTATGTCACAGGCAGTAATGCACGCTTCCTGTCAAAAGATGTTGTGACGACTTTCCGTGGTAGGGGCGATGAGTTACGTATCCACCCATTGAGCTTCAGCGAATATATGTCGGTGAAGCCAGATGCGCCTTTCTTGGAAACACACCTTAATGAATATATGCTTTTGGGAGGATTGCCCCAAACGGTAACGATGGCCACAGAACAACAGAAGAAGGGCTATCTGCAACAGCTTTTCTCCAATACCTACCTTATCGACATCAAAGAAAGGTACGGCATACGAAACGATGATGATCTGGAAGAACTCATTGATGTCATGGCAAGCAGCATCGGAAGCCTTACCAACCCACAGAAAATAGCGAACACCTTCCGTTCCGAAAAGCGGAGCACCATCACCAGAGACACCGTCAAGACTTATCTGGACTATATGCAGGACGCTTTCCTGATGGAGCGTGCTGTTCGCTACGATATTAAGGGTCGTAAATATATTGATACTCCAGCAAAATACTATTTTGAAGACTTAGGATTACGCAATGTCCGATTGAATTTCCGTCAGACAGAACACACACACTTGATAGAGAATCTTATATACAATGAGTTACGGATGCGTGGCTATTCTGTGGATGTAGGGCAGGTTACGCAAAATACGAAAAACGAAAATGGAATAAGTGAACGCAAGCAGTTAGAAGTGGACTTCGTATGCAACAGAGGACAGGACAGAATTTACATCCAGTCGGCTTACGCTTTGCCATCTGAAGAAAAAACAGAACAAGAACTACGATCTCTCAAACAGATTAAAGATAGTTTTCAGAAAGTTGTTATTGTAGGAGGCATGCAACCCACTTTCCGCAACGATGACGGCATACTCATCCTGAACATTTTTGATTTTCTGCTGAATAGAAGTGGACAGAATCTGTGA